From the genome of Deinococcus sp. AJ005, one region includes:
- a CDS encoding isopeptide-forming domain-containing fimbrial protein produces the protein MTRSQFILPALLAGLLAPGFAGAQTLTPAGTVITNQAQAEFLSPTTGQPTVSKSNVVQTTVSALCALSVTPDGTVAQPGQSAALLPGEQATFVYKVVNAGNATSTFGVSARTEAGGTSAPGLKLVRDLNGNGKADANEPEISSVTLDADRSADVLLLVDAVTAGDAFVNLVAGCAGGQSDSNNVSVVRISPPPELAVSKSFAPALLRPGSETTVTVKTTNGGKGQSREVILTDDLTEQLAQGLSFVAGSAIASTGTLEYTADGSVWTATPAAVVRGVRVRVPSLAPGADVTLTFRMRADASAENKIIPNTATALTGKNTVSDTAKVDVRYLPAVAIGPEGNPEAPEGSAADRQSRVLAVVGQPVCFDHTAKNTGDVKDTFTLSVAYPTGGATAIFLGQDGQPLAQPLPLDAGQSVFVRVCYTSAQPGPLDALITIRGDRGTSNATADAVDSVEAGLPELVKSYVATAKDGQTMVTLPAGATVAAGDTITYKLSVRNPYSRPLTGVVVSDKLTAHLDFVSASDGGIGTGTPGTQTVGWALGTLAPNETRVLTVVTSVSARAVDGEALKNIFQFVSTQTPDSLNSNEVMTPVWTAKLAVLKDVNAPEVTVGDRLTYTLTVTNKSATTSIVDAQINDTPAKGLSYIPGSSKLDGQPIADPQITGGVLTWAVAELKAGVPITLTYDTRVTPDALGELVNTVTVSGIGAGGVARAIASNRAVATVKLKLLNFAPLSDILGLVYVDRNRDGRYQEGLDTPLPRARVLLAGGRQTLTDVGGRYSFPNVANGTQALRLDPLTTPYPPLHVPRDGGLSGTQTVFVNGLTGVDFPLAPLGGEILALRRTTLMAGDVTLEKAVYAVDGGYVVTLKLITPRALEGVDLTDPLPAGATLKEGRNSVTGNLPAGETNLTYRFAWTGEPRAATTDPTLSWRE, from the coding sequence ATGACCCGCTCCCAATTTATCCTTCCCGCGCTGCTGGCGGGCCTGCTGGCCCCCGGCTTCGCTGGCGCGCAGACCTTGACGCCCGCTGGGACCGTGATCACCAACCAGGCGCAGGCCGAATTCCTGTCACCCACCACGGGCCAGCCGACGGTTTCTAAATCCAACGTCGTGCAGACCACCGTGTCTGCCCTCTGTGCCCTGAGCGTGACCCCCGACGGCACCGTGGCCCAGCCCGGCCAGAGCGCCGCGTTGTTGCCCGGCGAGCAGGCGACGTTCGTGTACAAGGTGGTCAACGCGGGCAACGCCACGTCTACCTTTGGCGTGTCTGCCCGCACCGAGGCAGGCGGCACTTCCGCCCCTGGCCTGAAACTGGTGCGTGACCTGAACGGCAACGGCAAAGCCGACGCGAACGAGCCGGAGATCAGCAGCGTGACGCTGGACGCCGACAGGAGTGCAGACGTACTGCTGCTAGTGGACGCGGTTACTGCCGGGGACGCCTTCGTGAATCTAGTGGCCGGGTGCGCGGGCGGCCAGAGCGACAGCAACAACGTCAGCGTGGTCCGCATCAGCCCGCCCCCCGAACTCGCCGTGAGCAAGAGCTTTGCGCCTGCGCTGCTGCGCCCCGGCTCGGAGACTACCGTGACGGTCAAGACCACCAACGGCGGCAAGGGCCAGAGCCGCGAGGTGATCCTGACCGATGACCTGACCGAGCAGCTCGCGCAAGGGCTGAGCTTTGTGGCAGGCAGCGCCATTGCCAGCACTGGAACGCTGGAATACACCGCCGACGGCAGTGTCTGGACCGCCACGCCCGCAGCGGTGGTGCGCGGCGTGCGCGTGCGCGTGCCCAGTCTGGCCCCCGGCGCAGACGTGACCCTGACCTTCCGCATGCGCGCCGATGCCAGCGCCGAGAACAAGATCATCCCCAACACCGCCACCGCCCTGACGGGCAAGAATACGGTCAGCGACACGGCGAAAGTGGACGTACGCTACCTGCCCGCCGTCGCCATCGGCCCGGAAGGCAACCCCGAAGCCCCCGAAGGCAGCGCCGCAGACCGCCAGAGCAGGGTGCTGGCCGTGGTGGGCCAGCCGGTCTGCTTTGACCACACCGCCAAGAACACGGGCGACGTGAAAGACACGTTTACCCTGAGCGTGGCCTATCCCACGGGCGGGGCCACTGCCATTTTCCTGGGCCAGGACGGTCAGCCCCTCGCGCAGCCGCTCCCCCTGGACGCGGGCCAGAGCGTGTTCGTGCGCGTGTGCTACACCTCCGCGCAGCCGGGACCGCTGGACGCCCTGATCACCATCAGGGGGGACCGGGGAACGAGCAACGCCACGGCGGACGCGGTGGACAGCGTGGAAGCGGGCCTGCCCGAACTGGTCAAGTCCTACGTGGCCACCGCAAAAGACGGCCAGACGATGGTGACCCTGCCCGCAGGCGCGACGGTGGCGGCAGGGGACACCATCACTTACAAGCTCAGCGTCCGCAACCCCTACAGCCGCCCGCTGACCGGTGTGGTGGTGAGCGACAAGTTGACCGCTCATCTGGATTTCGTGAGCGCGTCAGACGGCGGAATCGGCACTGGAACGCCCGGCACCCAGACCGTCGGGTGGGCGCTGGGGACGCTGGCCCCCAACGAGACGCGCGTGCTGACCGTGGTCACGTCCGTCAGCGCCCGCGCAGTGGACGGCGAGGCTCTTAAAAATATCTTCCAGTTTGTTAGCACCCAGACCCCGGACTCGCTGAACAGCAACGAGGTCATGACCCCGGTGTGGACCGCCAAGCTGGCCGTCCTCAAGGATGTGAACGCCCCCGAGGTGACCGTGGGGGACCGCCTGACCTACACCCTGACCGTCACCAACAAATCGGCCACCACGTCCATCGTGGACGCGCAGATCAACGACACGCCCGCCAAGGGCCTGAGCTACATCCCCGGCAGCAGCAAGCTGGACGGCCAGCCGATTGCCGATCCGCAGATCACGGGCGGCGTGCTGACCTGGGCCGTGGCCGAACTGAAAGCCGGGGTGCCGATCACGCTGACCTACGACACGCGCGTGACCCCGGACGCCCTGGGCGAACTGGTCAACACTGTGACCGTCAGTGGCATCGGGGCCGGGGGCGTGGCCCGCGCGATTGCCAGCAACCGGGCGGTGGCCACGGTCAAGCTCAAGCTGCTGAACTTTGCGCCGCTGTCGGACATCCTGGGACTGGTGTACGTGGACCGCAACCGCGACGGGCGCTATCAGGAAGGACTGGATACCCCGCTGCCGCGCGCCCGCGTGCTGCTGGCCGGGGGCCGCCAGACCCTGACCGACGTGGGAGGCCGCTACAGCTTTCCCAATGTCGCCAATGGCACGCAGGCGCTGCGTCTGGACCCGCTGACCACCCCGTACCCGCCGCTGCATGTGCCGCGTGACGGCGGCCTGAGCGGCACCCAGACGGTGTTCGTGAACGGCCTGACCGGGGTGGACTTTCCGCTGGCTCCGCTGGGCGGCGAGATTCTGGCGCTGCGCCGCACCACCCTGATGGCAGGTGACGTGACGCTGGAAAAAGCCGTCTACGCCGTGGACGGCGGCTACGTGGTCACGCTGAAACTGATCACGCCGCGCGCCCTGGAAGGGGTGGACCTCACTGATCCGCTGCCCGCCGGGGCCACTTTGAAAGAAGGCCGCAATAGCGTGACCGGTAACCTGCCCGCAGGTGAAACGAACCTCACCTACCGCTTTGCCTGGACCGGCGAGCCGCGCGCGGCCACCACCGATCCCACGCTGAGCTGGAGGGAATGA